Proteins from a single region of Desulfobacterales bacterium:
- the cas2 gene encoding CRISPR-associated endonuclease Cas2 — protein sequence MRKNYLVGYDISDQKRLSKVAKVMSNFGTRIQYSFFHCFLSTRQKKQMREQLNKIINDKQDQILILPVTEKQLREIEFLGFRINIQIEGIIIV from the coding sequence ATGAGAAAAAATTATCTTGTTGGATACGATATTTCAGATCAAAAAAGGCTTTCTAAAGTCGCTAAAGTAATGTCCAATTTTGGCACGAGAATTCAATACAGCTTCTTTCATTGTTTTTTATCAACAAGGCAGAAAAAACAAATGAGAGAACAACTCAATAAAATTATAAATGATAAACAAGATCAAATATTGATTCTGCCAGTTACTGAAAAACAATTGCGAGAAATTGAATTTTTGGGCTTTAGAATTAATATCCAGATTGAAGGAATTATCATTGTATAA